TGCATCAGGAGAATGGCAATCCTGAAAATGTAACTTCTAATATAATTAGAAACTAATTCAAGTAATTTGTTGTTAGTGTATGATGACTCTATTGTGTGGCGTATGATGTGACAATGGTATATTTAAAACCGACGATTGTAAAATAGGTTTTTTGCTGATATATACCGTTGCAATACTCAGTGTCATGGATTTACTTTCAACATTTATAAACCCATGTTTTTCCTGCATGGCTGTCAATGTAACGGGATCAATAAATGTGTGTATGGTTTTTGACAGATAGCGATAGGCATTGAAACTTCCAGCAATGATTCCACCAAGCACTGGCAAAATAGTATACAGATAAAAAAAATATAACAGCCTGAATATATTGTAGCGTGGTCGTGTAAGTTCTAATATAATAAATGTTCCACCAGGCCGTAAAACCCTATACACTTCTTCAAGGAATATATCAATATCAGGAATATTGCGGATACCAAATGATATGCATACTTTGGTAAAAATACTGTCCTTGAATGGCAATTTTGAAGCATCGGCAACCGTTGCAAGGTCATCAATATTCCCCTTTTCTCTTCCTTTTTGGATCATGTTTTCTGAAAAATCAAGCGACACAACGTGTGCGCCTGTACCACGTATTAATGCAGAAAGATCACCAGTTCCACAGCATATATCAAGCACCACATCAGAAGGTTTGCATTCGCAGTGCTCTACAACTGTTTTACGCCATGACCTGTCTATACCTAAAGATAAAATTCTGTTTGCCCTATCGTAGCCATCAACTATGGAATCAAACATAGACCGTATTTTTGCCTTACGCTCATGAGGAGTATCATTATCAACCCTATATCTCATACATATCTCCTGATAGGCCTGTACTTAGAATCACGCTGCAGGGGAATTTTTCCTGCATTAATAATTATATCACATAATTGTTCAATATTGGTGGTTGTGGTTACCCCTGTTGCCTTTACCACCTTTTCTTCCATCAAAATACCCCCCATATCGTTTGCACCCATGTCAAGAGCAATTTGTGCCAGTGCCATCCCTTCAGTTAGCCATCCTGCATGAAGATACGGCACATTGTCCAGAAAAATTCGTGCAATGGCAACAGTTTTTAGATAATCCAGTCCAGTTGCAGGGATTATATCTTCCATGTAGGTTCCCTTTGGAGAAAATGACCAGGGGATAAATCCCATAATAATACCCGTTTCATCCTGCATGCGCCGAACAACTTCTAAATGCTCTATTCGCTGCTTTAATGTTTCGCCCATACCGTATGTCATAGTTGCGGTAGTATGCATGCCATGTTTCTTAATTGAACGGATTACATCGCACCACTGTTTTACAGTAATTTTATGCGGACTTACTTTCTTGCGCACTTCATCCACAAGCAAGTCAGATGCACCCGGTATTGAATCAAGTCCTGCATTTTGTAGGGCAGCTATGACATCATCAATGCTGCAATCACTTTGTCTTGCTATATGTACTATTTCCGAAGGTGAAAATGAATGTAAATATATACTGGGATAATGCTGTTTTATTGTTTTTACCATGTTAATATAGTGCTGCAAGGTATATTCCGGATGCAATCCACCCTGCAGCATCACCTGTGTACCACCTATTGTAACAAGCTCATCAATCTTTTGTAAAATATCATCCATGGATAAATCATACGGCGGTATTTTTCCTGCACGGGCATGATACGCACAGAAGTTACACATTGCCACACACCTGTTGGAATAATTTATAATGCGATCAATGACAAAACCAACTTCATTGCCAGGAACTATATGCTGGCGTCGTATATTTGCTAAAACACCTAATGTAGCTATATCGTACTGATACAGGGAAACAGCGTCATGTGAATCTATCCGCCTATGATCAGTTACAGCATGGTATATTGTTTCAATGGATTTCATACACAGTAACTATCGCCCATATAATTGTAATGATGGCACCTTTGGCAATAAGTGAAGTTCCCAGGCAAGCGAATAATAATATAGCAGAGCTTTTTTTAGCTCATTGGTAAATTCAAACTTAAGCAATGTGTAATAATGCGCAATATCATAGGCTATGGTGGGGTATCGTTGCCGCGCTTTTTCAATAACATCGTAGGGATTTTTTATAAGCTCATTCAGTGACAATCGGTATGATGCACACACCGCGTCAATGATATCAGCATAGCGGGTTGCATCTTTTCGCACAGCAAACACTGCAAAGACCACAGGGTAACCTGTTTTCTGAAGCCACAGGTCCCCCAGGTCATAGATATACGGCAGCGGCTCAGTTTCATGCATCATTGCTTCATTGCCTATAACAAGCTTGGCATCAACATCATGCAGCACCGGATAGGGATCAGAGCTTGTGTAGTGCGGCGTTAAACCATAAAATTTTTGCAAAATTATTTTCAACAGCACCACCGAAGTTTGTGAAGCCTGTGACAATCCCACCGTGCATCCACTCAGCATCTCAATGGGCTTTTTGCTTATCAGAATGACCGAGCGCACATAACCAATGGAACTTAAACAAAACTCAGGTAAAAGCTGCAAATCCTGCTGTGCTTCAGCATACGCTGCAGACGATATGGGACTCATATGCAGCGCACCGCTTTTCAGCATCATATTAAGCTGGCTTGGATACGCAGGTACCACCTCAATACCTGATAGTGGCTGTATATGAAACATGTGATAATAAAATGGAAAGCAGTTGAGATAATTTATATAGCCCAATTTCATAATTCACCGTGTTGGCACATAGCTTGCATTTACACGTAACGGCGTAAAACCTGCATCACGAATTAGATGCTGCAAAAAAGGCTCTGACCCCCAGGCAGGCGTTTTTGCCCCTGCACTGTGCACCACCTTTTCATCATAGTAAGTTGCGCCAATGTCATCCACACCGCATTGCAATAGTACCTGTGCTAACTTCTCTCCCACATACATCCATAGCGCCTTTATATGCGGCACATTGTGCAGGTAGACTCGTGCTGTTGCATATATTCTGATAATATCATATCCTGTTGGCTCTT
This genomic stretch from Spirochaetota bacterium harbors:
- the ubiE gene encoding bifunctional demethylmenaquinone methyltransferase/2-methoxy-6-polyprenyl-1,4-benzoquinol methylase UbiE, yielding MRYRVDNDTPHERKAKIRSMFDSIVDGYDRANRILSLGIDRSWRKTVVEHCECKPSDVVLDICCGTGDLSALIRGTGAHVVSLDFSENMIQKGREKGNIDDLATVADASKLPFKDSIFTKVCISFGIRNIPDIDIFLEEVYRVLRPGGTFIILELTRPRYNIFRLLYFFYLYTILPVLGGIIAGSFNAYRYLSKTIHTFIDPVTLTAMQEKHGFINVESKSMTLSIATVYISKKPILQSSVLNIPLSHHTPHNRVIIH
- a CDS encoding CofH family radical SAM protein; protein product: MKSIETIYHAVTDHRRIDSHDAVSLYQYDIATLGVLANIRRQHIVPGNEVGFVIDRIINYSNRCVAMCNFCAYHARAGKIPPYDLSMDDILQKIDELVTIGGTQVMLQGGLHPEYTLQHYINMVKTIKQHYPSIYLHSFSPSEIVHIARQSDCSIDDVIAALQNAGLDSIPGASDLLVDEVRKKVSPHKITVKQWCDVIRSIKKHGMHTTATMTYGMGETLKQRIEHLEVVRRMQDETGIIMGFIPWSFSPKGTYMEDIIPATGLDYLKTVAIARIFLDNVPYLHAGWLTEGMALAQIALDMGANDMGGILMEEKVVKATGVTTTTNIEQLCDIIINAGKIPLQRDSKYRPIRRYV
- a CDS encoding menaquinone biosynthesis protein yields the protein MKLGYINYLNCFPFYYHMFHIQPLSGIEVVPAYPSQLNMMLKSGALHMSPISSAAYAEAQQDLQLLPEFCLSSIGYVRSVILISKKPIEMLSGCTVGLSQASQTSVVLLKIILQKFYGLTPHYTSSDPYPVLHDVDAKLVIGNEAMMHETEPLPYIYDLGDLWLQKTGYPVVFAVFAVRKDATRYADIIDAVCASYRLSLNELIKNPYDVIEKARQRYPTIAYDIAHYYTLLKFEFTNELKKALLYYYSLAWELHLLPKVPSLQLYGR